The following are encoded in a window of Williamwhitmania sp. genomic DNA:
- a CDS encoding type II toxin-antitoxin system RelE/ParE family toxin — protein sequence MAEIIWSYKAYEDYKSIIEFIAIDSEHYASLMAKKIWLEIKRIEKNPKEARMVPEAGYLDEIREFILGQYRIIFQLKGDKAYLLTIHHSSRDLRKKSLLEQLK from the coding sequence ATGGCTGAAATAATTTGGTCATATAAAGCTTATGAAGATTACAAAAGCATCATCGAATTTATTGCGATTGATTCAGAACACTATGCCTCTTTAATGGCAAAAAAAATCTGGCTTGAAATAAAAAGGATTGAGAAAAATCCGAAGGAAGCAAGAATGGTTCCTGAAGCTGGTTATCTTGATGAAATAAGGGAATTCATTTTGGGTCAATATCGAATCATTTTCCAATTAAAAGGTGACAAAGCATATCTTTTAACAATCCATCACAGTTCCCGTGATTTAAGAAAAAAATCCCTTCTAGAACAACTTAAATAA